The following proteins are co-located in the Rippkaea orientalis PCC 8801 genome:
- a CDS encoding glutamate-5-semialdehyde dehydrogenase: MALENSPNLMLTSVQRAYNAFLALATRDSQERSQGIRAMARGIGNAFDDILEANTLDLEMSREMAVPDLLIDWLKLTPERLNALVDLLNRLAEVPDPIQRVFHAPYPLSTSQTYCQLMPLGVIALIYETFPELGAIAAGFCLKTGNSLILRGCGSSTHSNAVIANILQAALEEVKLPKGCLEVLSGEEGNSIQDLVTQHQYLSLVIPYGRPSLVDQVTQLATAPVLKSAMGNCYLYWSPTVDLDLVRWVIVDSHASEPDPVNAIEKVLISPLQNPSILVRLFNILREKGFQLRGDAELSAEFPDYLVPVKPSEWGHPYLDKIIAFKVVNDLSEGITWINQYSNGHADCLVTDSYPESRQFAMEVDSALVYINASSRFSRNPKQGESLFLGVSNQKGHHRGLISLETFTTLKQVVQGNGKF, from the coding sequence ATGGCCCTAGAAAACTCCCCTAACCTGATGCTAACGTCCGTTCAACGGGCTTACAATGCTTTTTTAGCCCTGGCAACCAGGGATAGTCAAGAACGTAGTCAAGGCATCCGTGCTATGGCGCGAGGGATTGGCAACGCCTTTGATGATATTTTGGAGGCCAATACGCTAGATCTGGAAATGAGCCGAGAAATGGCTGTTCCAGATCTCTTGATTGATTGGCTTAAATTAACCCCCGAACGGTTAAACGCTTTGGTAGACTTATTAAACCGTTTGGCAGAAGTTCCCGATCCCATTCAACGGGTGTTTCACGCTCCCTACCCCCTAAGTACTTCCCAGACCTATTGCCAACTGATGCCGTTGGGAGTCATTGCCCTGATTTATGAGACGTTTCCTGAGTTGGGGGCGATCGCGGCGGGTTTTTGCCTCAAGACGGGTAATAGCCTGATTTTACGCGGTTGTGGGTCTTCTACCCATTCTAATGCGGTCATTGCCAATATTTTGCAAGCTGCCCTTGAGGAAGTTAAGTTACCCAAGGGGTGTCTAGAAGTCCTCTCAGGGGAAGAGGGAAACTCAATCCAAGATTTAGTCACTCAGCATCAATATCTGAGTTTAGTCATCCCCTATGGCCGGCCAAGCTTAGTTGATCAAGTCACGCAATTAGCCACAGCACCCGTCCTTAAGTCAGCGATGGGGAATTGTTATTTGTATTGGTCGCCAACGGTGGATTTAGATTTGGTTCGGTGGGTGATAGTTGATAGTCATGCCAGTGAACCTGATCCTGTGAATGCCATTGAAAAAGTTTTGATTAGTCCGTTACAAAATCCTTCTATTTTAGTTCGTTTGTTTAATATTTTACGAGAAAAAGGGTTTCAATTACGGGGAGATGCTGAACTATCGGCAGAATTTCCGGATTATTTAGTGCCTGTGAAACCGTCAGAATGGGGTCATCCTTATTTGGATAAAATTATTGCTTTTAAAGTGGTTAATGATTTATCTGAGGGAATTACTTGGATTAATCAATATAGTAATGGTCATGCGGATTGTTTGGTGACGGATTCTTATCCAGAAAGTCGTCAATTTGCCATGGAAGTTGATAGTGCTTTAGTTTATATTAATGCTTCCTCTCGCTTTTCTCGTAATCCCAAGCAAGGAGAATCGCTATTTCTGGGGGTTTCTAATCAAAAGGGACACCATCGCGGGTTGATTTCTTTGGAGACGTTTACGACGCTTAAACAGGTGGTTCAAGGTAATGGAAAATTTTAG
- a CDS encoding alpha/beta fold hydrolase: protein MVSLPLDSNNLTENTSINLLKQIVCDFIVTPLSPEPIPTAYVCQGTGQTPILLLHGFDSSLLEFRRLVPLLAEHHTTWTLDLLGFGFTQRLTNLSFSPQEIKTHLYCFWKTLIQEPVILVGASMGGATAIDFTLTYPEAVKKMVLIDSAGLTNPPLLGKFMFPPLDSFATSFLRNPTVRQKISQTAYYNKKLANLDAQLCAALHLQCPNWNKALIAFTKSGGYGSFKRQLPQLNPETLIIWGQNDQILGTKDATVFKELIPNSQLKWVPNCGHVPHLEQPEITQQLITTSF, encoded by the coding sequence ATGGTTTCCCTTCCCCTAGATAGTAATAACCTAACGGAAAACACCTCGATTAACCTTCTCAAACAGATTGTTTGCGATTTTATTGTAACGCCCCTGTCTCCTGAACCTATTCCCACTGCCTATGTCTGTCAAGGAACGGGACAAACCCCGATTTTACTATTACATGGGTTTGACAGTTCTTTACTAGAATTTCGTCGTCTTGTCCCTTTATTAGCAGAACATCATACCACCTGGACACTTGACTTATTAGGGTTTGGGTTTACTCAAAGACTGACGAATTTATCTTTTAGTCCCCAAGAAATTAAAACTCACCTCTATTGTTTTTGGAAAACCTTAATTCAAGAACCTGTTATTTTAGTTGGGGCTTCTATGGGGGGAGCAACGGCTATTGATTTTACGTTAACTTATCCCGAAGCGGTTAAAAAAATGGTGTTAATTGATAGTGCAGGGTTAACCAATCCTCCACTTTTAGGTAAGTTTATGTTTCCTCCGTTGGATTCCTTTGCAACATCGTTTTTAAGGAATCCAACAGTCCGTCAAAAAATCAGTCAGACTGCCTATTATAACAAAAAATTAGCCAATTTAGACGCACAATTATGTGCTGCTTTACACCTACAATGTCCGAACTGGAATAAAGCGTTAATTGCGTTTACTAAAAGTGGTGGCTATGGTTCTTTTAAAAGACAATTACCTCAACTCAACCCAGAAACCCTAATTATTTGGGGACAAAATGATCAAATTTTAGGAACAAAAGATGCAACAGTATTTAAGGAATTAATTCCCAATAGTCAATTAAAATGGGTTCCTAATTGTGGTCATGTTCCCCATTTAGAACAACCTGAAATAACTCAACAGTTAATAACTACATCATTCTGA
- a CDS encoding DUF4079 domain-containing protein, with translation MGEKLADLLEPLAAWFRTLGIPEPIVHWGHPVMMGIVVLVMGSFTAYMGWRSRFSKDGEEVSKSRASHRQLAPWVFLFIALGYTGGVLSLVMQKQPVLESPHFWTGSGVLLLLAISALTPLIGFGGEQKEGYRAFHAYLGGVVAILLIVHGVFGLQLGLSL, from the coding sequence ATGGGAGAAAAACTCGCCGACTTATTAGAGCCCCTGGCTGCTTGGTTTCGTACTTTAGGCATTCCTGAACCCATTGTTCATTGGGGACACCCGGTTATGATGGGCATTGTTGTCTTAGTCATGGGTAGTTTTACTGCCTATATGGGATGGCGTAGTCGCTTTAGTAAAGACGGAGAAGAAGTGTCAAAAAGTCGCGCTTCTCACCGTCAATTAGCCCCTTGGGTGTTCTTGTTTATTGCCTTGGGATACACGGGAGGAGTCTTATCTTTAGTCATGCAAAAACAACCTGTTCTCGAAAGTCCTCACTTTTGGACGGGTTCAGGGGTTTTGTTGTTATTAGCTATTAGTGCTTTAACTCCTTTAATTGGTTTTGGAGGAGAGCAAAAAGAAGGCTATCGAGCGTTTCATGCGTATTTAGGTGGTGTGGTTGCAATTCTGTTAATTGTCCATGGTGTGTTTGGATTACAATTAGGCTTGTCTCTCTAA
- a CDS encoding phosphoglucomutase/phosphomannomutase family protein yields the protein MPFSVNPIKFGTDGWRGVIAAEFTFERVALLAPLAAKVLADNYGTPSAQKSIIVGYDRRFLAEEFAQVAAQSMQEAGFDVILSQSYAPTPAFSWAAKQQNALGAIVLTASHNPAKYLGLKVKGAFGGSVSPEITQQIEELLPNPPSFNANPGTLSYFDPWESYCQGLQQKVNIQAIREAILSGKLRVFADVMHGAAATGLERLLGCAIEEINSERDPLFEGGAPEPLPRYLSKLFEAIKTAASEGTNGLRVGLVFDGDSDRIAAVDGQGNFLSSQVLIPILIDHLAQRKGFTGEIVKTVSGSDLFPRIAQLYNLEVYETPIGYKYIADRMLSAKVLVGGEESGGIGYGTHIPERDALLSALYVLEAIVESGQDLGQYYASLQDKADFHNAYDRIDLPLASMEVRAKLVNRLETESLQEIDGQSVIDCSTKDGYKYRLADGSWLLIRFSGTEPVLRLYCESLCLKQVHEILNWAKNWANSV from the coding sequence ATGCCCTTTTCCGTAAATCCGATTAAATTTGGTACTGATGGCTGGCGCGGTGTCATTGCGGCTGAGTTTACCTTTGAGCGCGTGGCATTGCTTGCTCCCTTAGCGGCTAAAGTCTTAGCAGACAATTATGGAACCCCATCGGCACAAAAATCGATTATTGTGGGGTACGATCGCCGTTTTTTAGCGGAAGAGTTTGCTCAAGTTGCAGCGCAGTCCATGCAAGAAGCGGGATTTGATGTTATTCTATCCCAATCCTACGCCCCTACTCCGGCTTTTAGTTGGGCAGCAAAACAACAAAATGCTTTAGGGGCAATTGTATTAACGGCTAGTCATAACCCGGCTAAGTATTTAGGCTTAAAAGTTAAAGGAGCGTTTGGCGGTTCAGTTTCCCCTGAGATTACCCAACAAATTGAAGAGTTATTACCTAATCCTCCTAGTTTTAATGCTAATCCAGGGACGTTAAGCTATTTTGATCCCTGGGAAAGTTACTGTCAAGGACTGCAACAAAAAGTTAATATTCAAGCTATTCGAGAAGCCATTCTATCGGGTAAATTGCGGGTATTTGCCGATGTGATGCACGGGGCAGCAGCAACGGGGTTAGAACGGTTATTAGGGTGTGCTATTGAGGAAATTAATAGCGAGCGTGATCCCTTATTTGAAGGAGGAGCACCGGAACCTTTACCCCGTTATTTATCCAAGTTATTTGAGGCAATTAAAACGGCTGCTTCTGAGGGAACAAATGGCTTACGGGTGGGTTTAGTTTTTGATGGAGATAGCGATCGCATTGCAGCAGTTGATGGGCAAGGAAATTTCTTGAGTTCTCAAGTTTTAATCCCTATTTTAATCGATCATTTAGCCCAAAGAAAAGGGTTTACAGGAGAAATTGTTAAAACCGTAAGCGGTTCTGATTTATTTCCCCGCATCGCCCAACTTTACAATCTAGAAGTGTATGAAACTCCCATCGGTTATAAATATATTGCGGATCGAATGTTATCAGCCAAGGTATTAGTTGGCGGTGAAGAATCTGGAGGGATTGGATATGGAACCCATATCCCTGAACGAGATGCCTTATTATCCGCTTTATATGTATTAGAAGCCATTGTGGAAAGTGGTCAAGATTTAGGGCAATATTACGCCAGTTTACAGGATAAAGCGGACTTTCATAATGCCTATGATCGCATAGATTTACCTCTGGCAAGTATGGAAGTTCGCGCAAAATTAGTCAACCGTTTAGAGACAGAATCTCTTCAAGAAATTGACGGACAATCTGTTATAGATTGTTCAACTAAAGATGGTTATAAATATCGGTTAGCTGACGGAAGTTGGCTACTTATTCGCTTTAGTGGGACTGAACCTGTTTTGCGTTTATATTGCGAATCTTTATGCTTAAAACAAGTTCATGAGATTTTAAATTGGGCAAAAAATTGGGCTAATTCTGTGTAA
- the moaA gene encoding GTP 3',8-cyclase MoaA codes for MNPVDYLRISLIDRCNFRCQYCMPEGVKLDYILRSELLTDDELLTLIKAVFIPLGFTKFRLTGGEPLLRPGVVQLVRDIAALPQTEDLSMTTNGFLLSRMAKELYQAGLKRINISLDSLNQETFDKIIGNFGASKWQQTWEGIQTAYEVGFNPLKLNVVIIPGINEGEIEDLAALTIDRNWHVRFIEFMPIGNRELFSDRAWVPSEEIRQTIRQKWGLIESTIKGNGPADVFQIPGGKGTLGFISQMSECFCDRCNRMRLSADGWLRPCLLNETGQIDLKTALRQGIKTTELREQVREILAIKPNINYQERESGTQTGTYQRTMSQIGG; via the coding sequence ATGAACCCTGTTGACTATCTGCGTATTAGTCTAATTGATCGGTGTAATTTTCGCTGTCAATATTGTATGCCCGAAGGGGTAAAACTGGACTATATTTTGCGTTCAGAACTGCTTACCGATGACGAATTATTAACACTAATTAAAGCGGTTTTTATTCCTCTAGGATTTACCAAATTTCGCCTCACAGGTGGGGAACCGTTGCTACGTCCTGGGGTAGTTCAATTAGTCAGAGATATTGCTGCGTTACCCCAAACCGAAGACTTATCCATGACAACCAATGGGTTTTTATTGTCTCGGATGGCAAAGGAACTTTATCAGGCAGGTTTGAAACGAATTAATATTAGTTTAGATTCCTTAAATCAAGAAACCTTTGATAAAATTATTGGTAATTTTGGGGCGAGTAAATGGCAACAAACCTGGGAAGGAATCCAAACAGCCTATGAAGTTGGCTTTAATCCATTAAAGTTAAATGTAGTGATAATTCCTGGGATTAATGAAGGAGAAATAGAAGACTTAGCAGCGTTAACCATTGATCGTAATTGGCACGTTCGTTTTATTGAATTTATGCCCATTGGAAACCGAGAATTATTTAGCGATCGCGCTTGGGTTCCTTCAGAAGAAATCAGGCAAACAATTCGGCAGAAATGGGGGTTAATTGAGTCTACTATTAAAGGGAATGGACCCGCAGATGTTTTTCAAATTCCAGGGGGAAAAGGGACATTAGGATTTATTAGTCAGATGTCCGAATGTTTCTGCGATCGCTGTAACAGAATGCGTCTTTCTGCTGATGGTTGGTTACGTCCTTGCTTATTAAATGAAACGGGACAAATTGACTTAAAAACTGCATTGCGTCAGGGCATAAAAACAACAGAATTAAGAGAACAAGTCAGAGAAATATTAGCGATTAAACCGAATATTAATTATCAAGAACGAGAGTCAGGAACCCAAACCGGAACCTATCAGCGTACTATGTCACAAATTGGCGGATAA
- a CDS encoding AAA family ATPase, which translates to MMNTPPDSNTQTQDLDQGITSISVKGFKSLYEECTLEIKPLTILAGANSSGKSSIMQPLLLMKQTLESPYDPGALLINGSHVKFTTSQQLLSSIPGKPEVNDLELKIEIDKSNYIKNTFTKKSTGGFEITKVSSKRKEIKVTYYPNMRKQDIIDFLGSNNKDLEDVLKNPNHPISEHLNYSTAYNKCFLDLLIKSKMEVPPNSNSLLNYAIFDSKPRTQAIIQEIYQIIHLPGLRGTPERSYPITAIGDTFQGTFDNYVASVIHEWQHNNDSRINQLSNYLTNLGLTSQVAATRTNDVQVEIQVGKLTNNIDNRHLINIADVGLGVSQVLPVIVALLVAKPGQLVYIEQPEIHLHPRAQANLAPILVDAANRGVKVVVETHSDLLLTRIQTLVAEGLISEDKVNLNWFKLREDGITEMYSTQLDQTGSYGDWPVDFSEITLAEDDRYLTAAESHLWKNN; encoded by the coding sequence ATGATGAATACTCCACCAGATTCTAATACACAAACTCAAGATTTAGATCAAGGTATTACTTCAATTTCTGTTAAAGGGTTTAAGTCTCTTTATGAAGAATGTACCCTAGAAATTAAGCCGTTAACCATTTTAGCAGGGGCAAATAGTTCGGGTAAATCTAGCATTATGCAACCCCTATTATTGATGAAGCAAACTTTAGAATCTCCCTACGATCCTGGGGCATTATTAATTAATGGAAGTCATGTTAAATTTACTACCAGTCAACAATTATTGTCGAGTATTCCAGGTAAACCAGAAGTTAATGACTTAGAATTGAAAATCGAAATTGATAAAAGTAATTACATAAAAAATACTTTTACTAAGAAATCAACAGGAGGATTTGAAATTACTAAAGTTTCTTCTAAGAGAAAAGAGATAAAAGTAACTTATTATCCAAACATGAGAAAACAAGATATAATAGATTTTTTAGGTAGTAATAACAAGGATTTAGAAGATGTATTAAAAAACCCTAATCATCCCATTTCTGAGCATCTAAATTACTCCACTGCATATAATAAATGTTTTCTTGATCTACTTATTAAATCAAAAATGGAAGTACCACCAAACTCAAATAGTCTGCTCAATTATGCGATTTTTGATAGCAAACCGCGCACTCAAGCAATTATCCAAGAAATTTATCAAATAATTCATTTACCAGGGTTAAGAGGAACACCAGAAAGAAGCTATCCTATAACAGCAATTGGAGATACCTTTCAAGGGACTTTTGATAATTATGTTGCCAGTGTTATTCATGAGTGGCAACATAATAATGATTCAAGAATTAATCAATTATCAAACTATTTAACTAATTTAGGATTAACATCTCAAGTTGCAGCGACTAGAACTAATGATGTACAAGTCGAAATTCAAGTCGGAAAGCTAACCAATAATATTGATAACCGTCATTTAATTAATATTGCGGATGTGGGACTAGGAGTATCACAAGTTTTACCCGTAATTGTTGCATTATTAGTTGCTAAACCAGGGCAATTAGTCTATATAGAACAACCCGAAATTCATCTACATCCTCGCGCACAAGCAAACCTAGCACCTATTTTAGTTGATGCTGCAAACCGTGGGGTAAAAGTCGTCGTAGAAACCCATAGTGATCTCCTCTTAACCCGTATTCAAACCTTAGTTGCAGAAGGGTTAATTTCAGAAGATAAAGTAAATTTAAACTGGTTTAAATTGCGAGAAGATGGTATAACAGAAATGTATAGTACCCAATTAGATCAAACGGGTTCCTATGGAGATTGGCCAGTTGATTTTAGTGAAATTACCCTAGCAGAAGATGATCGTTATCTAACTGCTGCTGAGTCTCATTTATGGAAAAATAACTAA
- a CDS encoding ArsC/Spx/MgsR family protein: MANVIFYEKPGCINNTKQKNLLQGAGHDLVVHNLLTTSWTTERLRQFFGNRPVKEWFNPTAPRIKSGEIIPSQLDEETALKLMIVDPLLIRRPLIQVEDVCQVGFDLDYIDSWIGLKAKDSVIEDLETCPRSH, translated from the coding sequence ATGGCTAACGTGATTTTTTACGAAAAACCTGGGTGTATTAATAACACCAAACAGAAGAATTTGCTACAAGGGGCAGGCCATGATCTTGTCGTTCATAACCTCTTAACTACCTCTTGGACAACCGAAAGATTGAGGCAGTTTTTTGGCAATAGACCGGTCAAAGAATGGTTTAATCCTACTGCCCCTCGTATTAAATCCGGTGAGATTATTCCCTCCCAATTAGATGAGGAAACCGCCCTCAAATTAATGATAGTTGATCCTCTGTTAATTCGTCGCCCTTTAATTCAAGTAGAGGATGTTTGTCAGGTGGGTTTTGATCTGGATTATATTGATAGTTGGATTGGGTTAAAAGCGAAGGATTCTGTTATAGAAGACTTAGAAACCTGTCCTCGTAGCCATTGA
- a CDS encoding (2Fe-2S) ferredoxin domain-containing protein yields the protein MDSVHYQSLSFQLEGQFLGFISKPNGQLKSLRLSIDKRELRIKLDKGLRGSLGTGLASGDWIQVLGEQKFKGSFSEFKLKAFQVNRLSCSLECKENKTTNSLETAPSSCSKKGKILLCNKSDCAKNGGRQLYEELQKTLCRLGLEESVTIQKTSCQKRCSKAPNMILMPGKAKCSKPNPKTIDNLLRDHYLETLQNNG from the coding sequence ATGGATTCAGTTCACTACCAATCGTTATCTTTTCAACTAGAAGGACAGTTTCTGGGCTTTATTAGTAAACCTAATGGTCAACTAAAATCCCTTCGATTATCGATAGATAAACGGGAATTACGCATTAAACTTGATAAAGGGTTAAGGGGTTCTTTAGGGACTGGTTTAGCTTCTGGTGATTGGATTCAGGTGTTAGGAGAACAAAAATTTAAAGGTAGTTTTAGTGAATTTAAACTTAAAGCTTTTCAGGTTAACCGATTAAGTTGTAGCCTAGAATGCAAAGAGAATAAAACAACAAATTCTCTAGAAACTGCTCCATCAAGTTGTTCCAAAAAAGGCAAAATTTTGTTATGTAATAAGTCAGATTGTGCCAAAAATGGAGGCAGACAACTCTATGAAGAACTCCAAAAAACCCTTTGCCGTTTAGGGTTAGAAGAATCTGTAACAATTCAGAAAACGAGTTGTCAGAAACGCTGTAGTAAAGCCCCTAACATGATTTTAATGCCAGGGAAAGCTAAGTGTAGTAAACCAAATCCCAAGACCATTGATAACTTACTCCGTGACCACTATTTAGAAACTCTACAAAACAATGGCTAA
- the nifT gene encoding putative nitrogen fixation protein NifT, which produces MKVMLRRNGSGDLSVYVPKKDLEEVVVSQTDSEEGRVLTLANGWELQFPGLTDDIKLPQTFEAKKL; this is translated from the coding sequence ATGAAAGTTATGTTACGCCGTAATGGATCAGGTGATTTATCTGTCTATGTTCCTAAGAAGGACTTAGAGGAAGTTGTGGTTAGTCAAACTGATAGTGAAGAAGGAAGAGTTTTGACGTTAGCCAATGGGTGGGAATTACAATTTCCTGGACTCACTGATGATATTAAATTGCCCCAAACCTTTGAAGCGAAAAAGCTTTAA
- a CDS encoding nitrogen fixation protein NifZ has product MGLYNPGEIEINDPPAFEMEEKVRLRKMIRNDGTFPGKEIGQTLAKKGDVGYVISIGTYLQMYYIYAVHFLESGIVVGCRRKELVSVDNPPEVVTSNSHYLIDN; this is encoded by the coding sequence ATGGGATTATATAACCCTGGCGAAATCGAAATCAACGATCCCCCTGCTTTTGAAATGGAGGAAAAAGTCCGTCTTCGTAAAATGATTCGCAATGATGGCACGTTTCCTGGTAAAGAAATCGGCCAAACGTTAGCGAAAAAGGGCGATGTTGGTTATGTCATTAGCATCGGTACTTATCTGCAAATGTACTATATTTATGCTGTTCATTTCCTAGAAAGTGGCATAGTTGTGGGTTGTCGTCGCAAGGAATTAGTATCTGTTGATAATCCCCCTGAAGTTGTTACTTCAAATAGCCATTATCTAATTGATAATTGA
- the nifV gene encoding homocitrate synthase, which translates to MDYVNINDTTLRDGEQAAGIVFTPDEKISLAVLMDAMGIPELEVGIPAMGGSEAQAITTIAKLGLKTDLLGWNRANRSDIEASIACGLRRVHISIPVSEVQIQAKFQGNCRVVLERLQDTLNFALDRGLFVSVGAEDSSRAVESFLLDVAGSAQDWGASRFRFCDTVGILDPATTTEKVGKLVQSVSIPIEMHTHNDFGLATANALAGLQAGATSVNTTVNGLGERAGNAALEEMVMALKQLYKVKLDINTRRLRELSQLVVTASGYQLPPWKAIVGDNAFAHESGIHAHGVLKNPQTYEPFAPEEIGMERRLVVGKHSGRHLVSNVLGQHGITLDREEAQFVLEAVRNLSVQMKRSLTVDELLELVPNRRVSHGII; encoded by the coding sequence ATGGACTACGTTAACATTAACGATACCACCCTGCGCGATGGAGAACAAGCGGCGGGCATTGTCTTTACCCCTGACGAAAAAATCTCCTTGGCTGTCTTGATGGATGCCATGGGTATTCCTGAATTGGAAGTCGGTATCCCTGCCATGGGAGGCAGCGAAGCCCAAGCCATTACCACTATTGCCAAATTAGGCTTAAAAACTGACCTTTTAGGTTGGAATCGAGCGAATCGCTCCGATATTGAGGCTTCTATCGCCTGTGGACTGAGAAGGGTTCATATTTCCATCCCCGTCTCTGAAGTCCAAATTCAAGCCAAGTTTCAAGGGAATTGTCGTGTTGTCTTAGAACGGCTACAGGATACTCTGAATTTTGCCTTGGATCGCGGTTTATTTGTCTCTGTCGGGGCGGAAGACTCCTCTAGGGCTGTCGAATCATTTTTACTCGATGTGGCGGGTTCTGCCCAAGATTGGGGGGCTTCTCGTTTTCGCTTTTGCGATACGGTAGGTATTCTCGATCCGGCAACCACCACCGAAAAAGTCGGTAAATTGGTTCAGTCTGTCTCTATTCCCATCGAAATGCACACCCACAATGATTTTGGCCTAGCCACGGCTAATGCTTTAGCGGGGTTACAAGCGGGGGCAACTTCCGTTAATACCACCGTTAACGGCTTAGGAGAAAGGGCGGGCAATGCAGCCCTTGAGGAGATGGTCATGGCTTTGAAGCAACTGTACAAAGTCAAATTGGACATTAATACCCGTCGGTTGCGGGAATTATCACAATTGGTCGTCACAGCTTCGGGGTATCAACTGCCCCCATGGAAGGCGATCGTTGGAGATAATGCCTTTGCCCATGAGTCGGGTATTCATGCCCATGGAGTCCTGAAAAACCCTCAAACCTATGAACCCTTTGCCCCTGAAGAAATTGGGATGGAAAGGCGTTTAGTGGTGGGCAAACATTCTGGCCGGCATTTAGTCTCTAATGTACTAGGACAACATGGCATTACTTTAGACCGTGAGGAAGCCCAATTTGTTCTAGAGGCGGTGCGAAATTTGTCGGTTCAGATGAAACGCAGTTTAACGGTTGATGAATTACTTGAGTTAGTACCCAATAGGAGAGTGTCCCATGGGATTATATAA
- a CDS encoding DUF2949 domain-containing protein, translating to MEFNSISTEFSQFLQQEIALSRDDLAVALNNRQSPGDPIPMLLWQYGLISRSQLQRIWDWLDAQIQFQFP from the coding sequence ATGGAATTCAATTCAATTTCTACGGAATTTAGTCAATTTTTACAACAGGAAATCGCGCTCTCTAGGGATGACTTGGCGGTTGCTCTCAACAACCGACAGTCCCCAGGCGATCCTATCCCAATGCTGCTGTGGCAGTATGGGTTAATTTCTCGCTCGCAATTGCAAAGAATCTGGGACTGGCTTGATGCCCAAATTCAATTTCAATTTCCTTAA
- a CDS encoding Asr1405/Asl0597 family protein, producing the protein MITPSHPDALISQVEKISRYDRWLVHHRLQELMIPCWCPEDGSLWVEIEHSLQAILLRSTVYQAIASRQELIDWLQRCWETVDPSSIKSNKD; encoded by the coding sequence ATGATTACACCATCCCATCCCGATGCGTTAATCAGTCAAGTTGAGAAAATTTCTCGCTATGACCGTTGGTTAGTCCACCATCGTCTTCAAGAATTAATGATCCCTTGTTGGTGTCCCGAAGATGGGTCCCTTTGGGTCGAAATTGAACATAGTCTTCAGGCCATTTTGCTGCGGAGTACGGTCTATCAGGCGATCGCGTCTCGTCAAGAATTGATAGACTGGCTACAACGTTGTTGGGAGACGGTTGATCCCTCCTCGATCAAGTCCAACAAGGACTAA
- the cysE gene encoding serine O-acetyltransferase — protein sequence MFGSIPLRHNHASSRGRPLEASTTALSDTSFESLTLWGNLKRDFQIIFRRDPAARNWLEVLCCYPGFHALALHRFSHWLWSHQVPFFPRFLSHLGRFFTGIEIHPGATIGQGVFIDHGMGVVIGETAIIGDNCLIYQNVTLGGTGKETGKRHPTLGNNVVVGAGAKVLGNLNIGDHVRIGAGSIVLRDVPSDCTVVGVPGRIISRSGRGCPLEHGKLPDIEAQVMRSLLDRIEQLEQKIQNLPSP from the coding sequence ATGTTTGGATCCATACCGCTTAGACACAACCATGCTAGCAGTCGAGGCCGCCCCCTAGAAGCCTCGACTACTGCTTTATCGGATACTTCTTTTGAGAGTTTAACCCTTTGGGGAAACCTAAAACGGGATTTTCAGATTATCTTTAGACGCGATCCCGCCGCCCGCAATTGGTTAGAAGTCCTCTGTTGCTATCCAGGGTTTCACGCTTTGGCCTTGCATCGCTTCTCCCATTGGCTCTGGAGTCACCAAGTTCCTTTTTTTCCGCGTTTTCTTTCGCATTTAGGGCGATTTTTTACGGGAATTGAAATCCATCCGGGGGCAACCATTGGCCAAGGGGTCTTTATTGACCACGGAATGGGGGTCGTTATTGGAGAAACGGCGATTATTGGGGATAATTGCCTGATTTACCAAAATGTCACCCTAGGGGGAACCGGGAAAGAAACTGGAAAACGCCATCCAACTTTGGGGAATAATGTGGTGGTGGGGGCCGGGGCGAAGGTTTTGGGAAATCTGAACATCGGGGATCACGTCCGTATTGGTGCAGGTTCCATTGTCCTGCGAGATGTTCCCAGTGATTGTACGGTGGTAGGAGTACCGGGTCGGATTATTTCGCGTAGTGGTCGGGGTTGTCCCCTCGAACACGGAAAATTGCCCGATATCGAAGCTCAAGTGATGCGCAGCTTACTCGATCGCATCGAGCAATTGGAACAAAAGATACAGAATTTACCCTCACCCTAG